Proteins encoded in a region of the Synechococcus sp. BIOS-U3-1 genome:
- a CDS encoding TMEM165/GDT1 family protein yields the protein MTESGTTQRPGFTTVLLTTFTTVFLAELGDKTQLATLLLSAQSGQPWLVFGGAALALICSSLVGVLVGRWLSTVMQPERLEQMAGLLMLGLGLWLGSQALQSLISTSPL from the coding sequence AATCCGGCACCACACAACGTCCTGGTTTCACCACTGTCCTTCTGACAACCTTCACAACGGTTTTCCTTGCCGAACTTGGCGATAAAACCCAGTTGGCAACACTTCTGCTGTCCGCGCAATCTGGGCAACCCTGGCTTGTGTTCGGTGGTGCTGCACTGGCGTTGATCTGCTCCAGCCTGGTCGGCGTTCTAGTGGGACGTTGGCTGTCAACAGTGATGCAACCGGAACGGCTCGAGCAGATGGCCGGACTACTGATGTTGGGACTTGGGTTGTGGCTTGGTTCTCAGGCACTGCAGTCATTGATCTCCACCAGCCCTCTGTGA
- a CDS encoding TMEM165/GDT1 family protein — MNLTLLLSTFATVFLAELGDKTQLATVAISGTSNRPLAVFLGSSSALVLASLIGAIAGGSLTGVIPADWLQLMASLGFLAIGLKLLWPLLSGAETTAAADD; from the coding sequence ATGAATCTCACCCTGCTTCTGTCCACGTTCGCCACTGTTTTTTTGGCGGAGCTGGGCGATAAAACGCAACTCGCCACTGTGGCAATTAGCGGTACATCCAACCGCCCTTTGGCTGTGTTTCTCGGCTCATCATCAGCACTCGTGCTGGCAAGCCTGATCGGTGCCATTGCGGGTGGATCATTAACAGGCGTCATACCCGCCGACTGGTTGCAGCTCATGGCGTCGCTTGGATTTCTAGCGATTGGACTAAAGCTGCTTTGGCCACTCCTCAGTGGAGCGGAAACAACCGCAGCCGCTGACGACTGA